The DNA sequence TGCCGGCCCTAGCCGCCTACGACGAACTCCTCGCGACCCGGCCCGACAATCAGGAGGCCTTCTTTGATCTGGCCCAGATCCAATGCGCCCTGGGTCTATCTGACCTGGAAGAACGCACCTGCCGCAGGCTTCTGGACCTGGATCCCCTTCATGGTCGGGCGAACCAGGCCCTGGAGCGCCTGGAAATCCGTTCGAGTGTGGGATTGCGGGCCGGGTACGGATTCTGGAACGAGCAGAGCCACGGCGGCTCCCGCCTGTCGGCCATGGAACGCCACCATCAGCAACTGGCCGTTGACCTGCCCTTTGCCTTTGGCCGCTACCACCTCTTTGCCGCCCAGCATTTCTGGCTGGAGCGGCCTAAATCCATACCCGACGCCCGGGACGACTTTTCCGGGTCCTACGCGGCCAATGGCCTGTCTCTGGGCCTTGGCGGCGTCATTACCCCCTGGCTTCGAGGCTCTGCATCCCTGACCCGCAAGGAATACGAAAAATCGAGCCTCGGACACCGTCATCTGGGTCAGGCCGGCCTGGAGATCAATGTCGAAGACTGGGTCCGCCTGGGCCTGGAGTACGAACGTCGGGAGGAACTGGCCAATGGTCTGGCCCTGCGTCAGGAAATCATGGCCGATGTCTGGCGCCTCAAGGCCTCCTCGGCCCTGACCCGCCGACTGGACCTGGCCCTGACCGGGGAATTCAAGGACATGAGCGACGACAACCATGGTCTGGCCCTTAGAGGTGACCTGGGCTTCGTCTTGACCGACCATCCCCGGGAGCTCAAAATCACCCTGACCGGGGAAAGTCGGGACTTTCGGCACACCAGCCAGTACGAATATGACGGTCCTGAACTGGTGGATGTCGTCCACCCCTACTGGACGCCTCGGAACTACACCGCCGGAGCCGTCACCCTGCAATGGCGGCACGATTTGGCCGAGTTCCTGTTCTGCGGGGCCGAGAAGAACGTCTACCAGCTCAGCCTCTCCGGCGGAACCGACAGCGAGGACAACCCGGCCGTCCGCCTGGAAGGGTCGTACCATCTCGACTTTGCCCGGCGCTGGGGCCTGGTCCTTCAGGGTCTCGTCCACAGTTCGCCCCAATGGGACGCCCAGGGCCTCTGGGCCAGCCTGGAATACCGGTTCTGATCCGCAACCATCCGACAACGAAAATGGAAAAAACTCCGAACCTGAAGAGCACCGCCCTGGCCATGGTCCTCATCGTGACCATGATGACCGTCTTTCTCTATCTCATGGCCCGAACGGCCCTCTTCATCCTGGCCGACTACCATTGGTACGAGAAGAGCTTGGCCCTGCTCCTTCTCCTGGCCGAGGCCTTCACCATGACCCACGCCTTCGGCTATTTCCTGAACCTCTACCGGGTCATCACCAGCTCGGCCGTGCAGCCCCGGCTGTCCGTGGACAACGTCCCGGAACTCAAGAGCTATCCGCCCATCGCCATCATCGTCTCCTCCTTCAAGGAACCTCTGCCCATCCTGGAGGACACCCTGACCTGCTTCTACAACATGACCTATCCCAACAAGCACATCTATTTTCTGGACGACACCCGCTACGACCGGCCCGGAGACGACACCGTGGCCATGCAAAGCTACCGGGCCGACATCGACGCCCTGTGCGAGCGAATAGGCGTCAACCTCTTCCGCCGCCGCTGGCGCGGGGCCAAGGCCGGCATGATCAACGACTTTCTGGACTTCATCGAGGGCCGACCCAGGGAAGGCTTCGAGTTCCATTCCTTTGAGGACCGACCCCGGTCCGAAAAAGAGAAGTACATCATCGTCTTTGACGCGGACATGAACCCCCTGCCCGACTTTGCCGACGCATTGGTGGCCTTCATGGAGGCCAACCCGAGCTTGGCCTTCATCCAGACTCCCCAGTACTACACCAATTTCGAGACCAACCGCGTGGCCCGGGCCGCCGGCCTCCAGCAGGCCGTGTTCTACGAGTACATCTGCGAGGGCAAGAGCATGCAGGACGCCATGTTCTGCTGCGGCACCAACGTCATCTTCCGCCGCGAAGCCCTGATGGACGTTGGCGGGTTCGAGGAGTCCTCAGTCACCGAGGACTTTGCCACCTCCCTCAAGTTCCACTCCAAGGGCTGGAGTTCGGCCTATCTGAACAAGGTCTGCGCCTTTGGCATGGGCCCCGAGGACCTGGGCGGATACTTCAAGCAGCAGTTTCGCTGGGCCCTGGGCACGGTGGGCCTCTTCCGCCAGATCCTGGGTTCATTCGTCAAAAACCCACGCCTGCTGACCCCGCACAAATGGTGGGAATACTTCCTCTCCGGCACCCATTATTTCGTCGGCTGGGTGCTTTTCGTCATGATCCTCTGTCCCATCCTCTATCAATTCTTTTCCGTGCCCAGCTATTTCGCCTATCCGGAAATCTATTTCCTCTTCTTCTTCCCCTACATCCTGTTGACCGTGACCCTCTTCCTCTACTCCATGGGCCAGCGGCGCTATGGGTTCAAGGAGCTGGCCATCGGCATCATCCTCCAGGCCATCACCTTTCCCGTGTACATGCGGGCCTCTTTGCTCGGCATCATCGGGGTCCGCGGCTCCTTCGGCATCACCCCCAAGGGCGGCAGCATGAGCCTGCCCCTGCGCGGACTCTGGCCTCAGGTGGCCCTGGCCGGAGCCTGTACCGGGGCCCTGGTCTGGAGCCTGGAGCGGCTCCGTTTCGAGGGCGAACCGGCCTGGGCCATTGCCATCAACGGGCTCTGGTGCGCCTACCACGCCCTGCTCCTCTCGGCCGTCGTCTATTTCAACCACCCCGAAGAGGGCTCCTGAACACCCCTAACCAGGAGGTTCGACCACCATGTCCGTCCGGCTCCAAAACCTGCGCGAATCCAACGATTTCCTGAACATCCTCTTCGAGAAGATGCCCTCCCTGGTCCTTTTGGCCGACCAGGACATGAAGATCGTCGAACTGAACGACGTCTACGAAACCCTCTTCGGCCAAAGCCGGGAAAGCGCCATCGGTGTGCGCTGCGGTAACGCCCTGGGCTGCGCCTTTGCCGTCACCGAGGGCAGACTCTGCGGCGAAACCACCAACTGCGACCGCTGCCGGATCCGCCAGGCCGCCCAGGCCAGCCTCCTCGACAAGACACCCACGGACCGGGAAAAACTCGTCCACTCCTTTTTCATCGACGGCCAAAAGGAGGAACGCCATTTCGAGTTCAGCACCCGGCCCATCCGATTCGATGGCCGAGATCTGGTCATGCTCATCCTCTACGACGTCACCGATCTGGAACGGAAGAATCAGGCTTTGGTCAAGAAGCAGGCCAAGATCGACGAGTCTCTCCAGGCCGCCGGCTGCATCCAGCAGAACCTGCTGCCCAAGAGCCTGCCCCGGCCCGACCGCCTGGATTTCGCCTGGCATTGCCGACCCTGCGACGAGATCGGCGGCGACATTTTAAACGTCCTGTCCCTGGACGGTGACCATGTCGGCTTCTACATGCTCGACGTGGCCGGTCACGGCGCCCCCTCGGCCATGATCTCGGTTCTCGTCTATCAGCTCATGGATCCCCACACCGGCATCCTGGTGGACCACACGGCGACTCCCCCGGCCATCCGCGGACCCGAGGAGGTTCTGGACATCCTGAACCGTGAGTTCCCGTACATGCGCTTCGAGCGCCATTTCACCATGGTCTACGGCATCGTGGATCTGACCGAAGGCACCCTGACCTACAGCAACGCCGCCCACTGCCACCCAACCGTCCTCTCCCCCCGGCACGGCCTCCGCTTTCTGACCGAATCCGGGACCATCGTCGGCCTGGAAGGTGTTCCATTTGGCCAGGAGACCATCCATCTCGCCCCCGGAGACAAGGTCCTGCTCGTCAGCGACGGCCTGCTGGAGGCCACGGACTCCGGGCGGCGCATGTTCGGGGATGAGCGCTTCGAGGACCTTCTGGCCGATCTGCGCCATGTTTCCCCGGCCGATCTCATCCAGGGTTTGTTGAACGACCTCCAGGCTTTTATCGGCGATCAGCCCCTGACCGACGACGTGAGCCTGTTGGCTTTCGAGTACCGGGATGCGTAGCTCGTCGGCCCTGACCGGGCTGCTCCTTCTGACCCTCTGGGCCATGCCGTATCCTGTCTATGCCGAGACGAGAACAAATCCGGGCCCCTTTTTCGGCGCGGCCCTGGACGGGTATCCCTTGACTCTGGAACGCCTGCACGCTGTCGAGAATGACCTGGGCCTCACCCCCAGCCTCATCGTCTTCTTTCTCCAATGGCCCGCAACCCCTGAAACCGGACATTTTCCGGCCGAAACCCTGCGGGCCGTCGAGGAATTCGGGGCCCTGCCCT is a window from the Deltaproteobacteria bacterium genome containing:
- a CDS encoding glycosyltransferase encodes the protein MEKTPNLKSTALAMVLIVTMMTVFLYLMARTALFILADYHWYEKSLALLLLLAEAFTMTHAFGYFLNLYRVITSSAVQPRLSVDNVPELKSYPPIAIIVSSFKEPLPILEDTLTCFYNMTYPNKHIYFLDDTRYDRPGDDTVAMQSYRADIDALCERIGVNLFRRRWRGAKAGMINDFLDFIEGRPREGFEFHSFEDRPRSEKEKYIIVFDADMNPLPDFADALVAFMEANPSLAFIQTPQYYTNFETNRVARAAGLQQAVFYEYICEGKSMQDAMFCCGTNVIFRREALMDVGGFEESSVTEDFATSLKFHSKGWSSAYLNKVCAFGMGPEDLGGYFKQQFRWALGTVGLFRQILGSFVKNPRLLTPHKWWEYFLSGTHYFVGWVLFVMILCPILYQFFSVPSYFAYPEIYFLFFFPYILLTVTLFLYSMGQRRYGFKELAIGIILQAITFPVYMRASLLGIIGVRGSFGITPKGGSMSLPLRGLWPQVALAGACTGALVWSLERLRFEGEPAWAIAINGLWCAYHALLLSAVVYFNHPEEGS
- a CDS encoding PAS domain-containing protein; this encodes MSVRLQNLRESNDFLNILFEKMPSLVLLADQDMKIVELNDVYETLFGQSRESAIGVRCGNALGCAFAVTEGRLCGETTNCDRCRIRQAAQASLLDKTPTDREKLVHSFFIDGQKEERHFEFSTRPIRFDGRDLVMLILYDVTDLERKNQALVKKQAKIDESLQAAGCIQQNLLPKSLPRPDRLDFAWHCRPCDEIGGDILNVLSLDGDHVGFYMLDVAGHGAPSAMISVLVYQLMDPHTGILVDHTATPPAIRGPEEVLDILNREFPYMRFERHFTMVYGIVDLTEGTLTYSNAAHCHPTVLSPRHGLRFLTESGTIVGLEGVPFGQETIHLAPGDKVLLVSDGLLEATDSGRRMFGDERFEDLLADLRHVSPADLIQGLLNDLQAFIGDQPLTDDVSLLAFEYRDA